The Candidatus Omnitrophota bacterium genome contains the following window.
ATGCCATTTATTCTCATTTTCCATGAAGGGAACGCCTTTGCCTTTCACTGTCTGAGCTATTATTATTTTAGGCCTTCCTTTAGAAGGCTCTTTTAGGGCTTTAAAAATCTGCGTAAAATTATGCCCATCAACTTTATGTGTCTGCCATCCAAACGCCTCCCATTTTTCAATAATAGGCTCAAAATAGCATATCTCTGTTGGCCGGCCGTAACCTTGAAGATTGTTATAATCTAGGATTGCAGTAAGATTATCTACTCCTAATTTTGAAGCAAATAAGGCACCTTCCCAGATAGAACCCTCTTGTGATTCTCCGTCACCAATCAAAGTAAAAATTCTTCTCTTATCTTTTTTGAGTTTATAGCCGTAGGCCATTCCGATTGCCATATTAAACCCATGCCCTAAAGAACCACAGGATGCCTCAATCGGCTTTGCGCTGAATCTATCAAGATGAGCAGGTAATGTTCCATCATTTTGAAAATATCTCTTTAAGGTATCCTGGCTAATAAACTTCTTTAAAGCAAAAACAGCATAAAGCGCCATAGCTGCATGCGCTTTACTAAGTATGAATATATCTCTGTTTTTCCAATCCCCTAGATCTATTTTAAGTTCATGGAAATAAAGAGCTACTAGTAAATCCACGCACGATAAAGATGATCCTACATGTGCGCTTCCTGATCTACAGGCAACATCTAGAATCAATTTTCTTGCTTCATCTGCGATTCTTTTAAATTTAGTTTCTAGTCCTGGCATATTTGTTTTAAAGAAAACTTTTATACAAAATTTACGTGTTCTGGCGGATGTTTTAATCTCCAGAGATACCTATTTACTTCATCCAAACGGCAAACTTCGCGACACTCATCTATATTCCATTTGCTCTTCATCATCTTACGAATTGCCTTTCTTTTCTTTCCCTTCCATATCTTACTAAATGTTGCTTTGTTAATATTGCCATAGCGAAAACGTTCCTCTCCTAAAAAGCTGCTACAGGCATATAAGTCGCCATTTGAAGCAAGATAGGCCCAAAAAGGAAGTCCTAAACATTTCCTGTAAGGTCTCGGTTGCGTGATCTTTGACATAGTATGTTTTCTAAATATTATTCTAAAATCTTCTCTTTTATATTTCTTCAGGCTCTCTTCTAAGGATAGCAATCTCTTGTAATCAAGCTTGGATTTAAGACGGTTAATACTTAAAGGGTGTTGCGAATAGGGCTTTATAATAAGGTAATCAGCTCCAATGTCCCTTAAGATCTTTGCTACTTTTTCTACCTCATTATAATTCTCATTTAAAAGCAGAAATTGAACACCGATAGTGCAGGCGTATCCCATTTTCTTTTTTAATCTAACCGCCTCTTTAATATTATTGATAACCTTGTTAAAATCGTTTTGCTTAGTGCGGTGAATCAAAGAATAGGTCTTTGCACTTCCAGCGTTAAGGCTTATCCTCAGCCAGCTAAGTGAAGAAAGAATCTGCCCTGAGATATGTTTAGTTAACAATACGCCATTTGTAGTAATGGCTACATCTAGACCATTTTTCTTTGCGTATTTTACTAAGGAGGCTAGGTCTTTATTAAGCAAGGGCTCCCCCTCACCGGCAAACATTATGCTTTTTACTCCTCTGGCGGCAATGTCTTTTATAAATCCTTTCAGGATTTTGGTGTCTAGGCGGCATGCCTTATATCCTAAATAGTCTAGGCCGCAAAAAATACAACGATGATTACATCCACCATAAGGCGTAATCTCCATATAAATAGGATAGATATCTTTTCCTAGCAGCCAATCAGAAACGCGTTGCGGATGATAGATTAATTTTTGACTTTCAATTCTATATTCATCCATTGTTTTTAATAAAATAATCAACAATTAAATGACAGATTGCAAGATGGGTAATCTCTGCGTATCCATAAGAAGAAGACGGAACATAAAAATTTATATCCCCTAATGTCCTCAAGGGATTACCTTTTTCAAATCCAGAGAGGGTAATTATAAAGCAGCCTCGACCCCTTACCTCTTCTGTGGCATTTAAAATATTTTTTGATTTTCCAGAGCTACTTATAGAAAATAAAATATCGCCCTTTCTAGAGAGCATCTCTAGAGGCTTTTGAAATACTGCCTCGTATCCCAAATCATTACTCAAACAAGTAAGCAAACTAGCATCATTAAAGACAATGGCTCTCACCTTGGCGTTTTTCAAGAAATCCGTGGCAATATGGCTGGCAATAGATGCGCTTCCGCCATTGCCGATAAGCATAATCTTATTCTCTTTTTTATCTAGTGCTGTAATTAAACTGGTTATTTCAGAAATTGCCTTATCAAAAGATATAATCTTACCCATCTTTTCAGTTATCTCTATTTTTGAAAAAAGATCTGATAATTCTTTAAAATAGTGCATTTTATTTTCCTCTTATTTAAGAAGAGTTAATATATATTTAAATAAAGGCCCTAGCTCTACAGAAGAGCGATTTCCCACGATCAAAACCTTCATTGCCCCTGCGGCATTGCCTATAAAACCTACGACTTGCATTGGATTATCATTCAGTACCCAAGGTGATGTCAGGGAAAAATAGGCATCTCCTGCCCCAATCCTATCTACCACCTCTTTAGAGAAAACCGGAATCTCACTAAAACCATCTTTTTTCGAATATATCAAAGAACCTCTGTGGCCTCGCGTAATAATTATCTTTTCACATTTCAGCTTCTTGCTTATTTCAAGAATTAATCTTTCTAAGTTAGAAAATTTATCATGACATGCAAGCCTTATTTCAGGTTCATCAATACAGATATAGTCAGCTCTAGGAAATTTCGTAATAAGATTAAAACCGAGGTTTGCGCTATTGGTCTGGACATTAACAGCTAAATGCGGCGCATTCTTAGAAAGCACATCCACTACCTTAGGTGTAATCAATCCATGGCCAAAATCAGCCACCAGCACCATATCAAATTCCCTAAGCTGAGACTTTAAATAGCCACATATCTCATTTTCTAATTCTCTCGGCAAATGATTTGCATCTTCTAGGTAGCAAATTTCAAATAATTTATTCAAAAAATTAGGGTCAACAAATCTACGTTTAACTACCGTAGGGGCTTCTTTATTATAATAAAACTTGGTTTTTATATTTTTCTTGAGATGACTCTTAATAAAATCTGCGTAGTCATTTTTCTTGCCGATACAACTAAGCAAAGTTACCTTCTTAGAAAACCCTGCTAAGTGATTAGCAGCAGCTAAAGCGCCACCTGCGAATGTCTCCTCATTTAAGAATCTAGTAGCAATTATGTTGTCCTTGGCAGACTTTCCCATACCCACACAGTAGTGATATTCATCTATGATTATGTCTCCTATGACAAGGATCTTTATATCTTGTATTTTCTTGAATCGATCAATTATATCTTTGGCAGGATACCGCCTCTTAAATTTATTAAGAAAATCTCTTGCCTCTTCCGAATAAGGAGCAAGAAATGTATTTATAATATTGGAAGAACTAAAGGTAATTTCATCAGTAAAATGAAGCATGCCGCCAACAGATTTAACTACTGCCTCTTCTTCGTAGATCTTGCCTGTAATATCGTCTTCCTTTCTTGCATAATCGCTGCCCTTAACATAGAAGTGCGGTTTTATCTTTTTCAAGGTCTCGACTGCTGTTGGCCATTCATTTATTGCTACAAAATCAACTGCCTCTATAGCTGCAATGCTTTCTGCACGTAATTGCTGATTAAATATGGGCCTGCCCGGACCCCTATTCACATGTTCATCGCGTGTTAACGTAACTACCAGAATATCCCCCTTTTCCTTTGCCGCTTCGAAATGCTTCAGATGTCCTGGATGTAGAAGATCAAATACGCCATGGCAATGAACTATTCTTTTGCCCTTTTTCCTAAAACCTTCTAGGATTTTGCTAAGTTCATTGAGTGTTTTAATTTTTGAATCAATATTTTTACCCATAACTATCCTTTTATTTAGAGAGATACTTAAACCACTCTTTCGTGGTCTCTCCTATCTTCTCCGGAGTCCATACCGGAGCATCCTTCCAGTAATCTATGTTTTCTAAAATCTTATCGACTCCCGCTTGAAATGAAACTTGAGGTTGCCAGGAAAGTTTCTCGCTAATCTTATGTATATCCGCCCACGTGCAATCAGGCTCACCCGGCCTTTTAGGGATATGTACAACCTCCCCGCCTAAAATGGAAACCAGCTTATTTACGCTCTGTGGATTGCCTGTGCCTACATTGAAAATTCCTGTTTTTACCTTAGAGCTTGCAGCCCTAACAAAGGCACTTACAACATCAGAGACATAGATAAAATCTCTTTTTTGCTCACCGTCACCAACTACTGTAAAAGGCATAGACTTTAACTTTTGTGCTAAAAATACTCCAAAAACAGCTCCGTAGGTACCGGATGTCCTTGAACGCGGACCGTAGACATTAAATAATCTTAATGATATAACCGGCATCTTATATACTTTACCCCAATGAAAAACTATTTGTTCTCCTAAATATTTTGTTAATGCATAAGGATATTGGGGACTAATCTTAGCTGTCTCTTTAGTAGGCAAAACCTTGGCTATACCGTAACAAGAAGAAGATGCGGCATAAATCAACTTTTTAACTTTAGAAACTCTAGAGGCCTCAGCCACACAGGCTGTACCTGTAACATTTGAATCATAGTATTTTATGGGATTAACTATTGAAGGAACAATATCAGCTAATGCTCCAAGATGAAATACTATATCTATTCCTTTAAAATATTCTATTATCTTATCAAGTTTTGTTATGTCCTCTTTAATCAAGGTAAAATTCTTATTTTTTTTCTGATGAGCTAAGTTCTCAGCCCTACCAGTTGAAAAGTTATCAATTACAGTAACCTTATTGCCCTCTAAAAGCAAGCAGTCAACTAAATGACTACCTATAAAACCTGCCCCACCTGTAACTAAACACCTTTTCATCTTCATTTTTCCCTTATTATCATCTAGTCAGAGCTTTTAAAACACAAACATTAATGCTAACACAATTCAGTATGTAAATCAACTATCTTTTAGGGATAAAACTCTTTACAATACAATCAGTTACAACAATTTTATACGTTAAAAATCCGCTCAATTTTTGCCTAATTTTGGGTATAATCTTTGACTATTTTTCACCTTAGGAAATCATCATCGAATCTTTTTATGTCATCTTCTTCCAAGTATTTCCCAGTCTGCACCTCAACAATCTTAAGCGTGGAATTTCTTGGATTCTCCAAACGGTGCTTCGTGCCCTTTGGGATATAGATACTCTGATTGCTCTTAATGAGTTTTTTCTTGCCGCAAGAGATAACCTTAGCGCAACCCGAAACCACAACCCAGTGTTCAGCGCGCTTAGAGT
Protein-coding sequences here:
- a CDS encoding SDR family oxidoreductase codes for the protein MKMKRCLVTGGAGFIGSHLVDCLLLEGNKVTVIDNFSTGRAENLAHQKKNKNFTLIKEDITKLDKIIEYFKGIDIVFHLGALADIVPSIVNPIKYYDSNVTGTACVAEASRVSKVKKLIYAASSSCYGIAKVLPTKETAKISPQYPYALTKYLGEQIVFHWGKVYKMPVISLRLFNVYGPRSRTSGTYGAVFGVFLAQKLKSMPFTVVGDGEQKRDFIYVSDVVSAFVRAASSKVKTGIFNVGTGNPQSVNKLVSILGGEVVHIPKRPGEPDCTWADIHKISEKLSWQPQVSFQAGVDKILENIDYWKDAPVWTPEKIGETTKEWFKYLSK
- a CDS encoding adenylyltransferase/cytidyltransferase family protein, producing MGKNIDSKIKTLNELSKILEGFRKKGKRIVHCHGVFDLLHPGHLKHFEAAKEKGDILVVTLTRDEHVNRGPGRPIFNQQLRAESIAAIEAVDFVAINEWPTAVETLKKIKPHFYVKGSDYARKEDDITGKIYEEEAVVKSVGGMLHFTDEITFSSSNIINTFLAPYSEEARDFLNKFKRRYPAKDIIDRFKKIQDIKILVIGDIIIDEYHYCVGMGKSAKDNIIATRFLNEETFAGGALAAANHLAGFSKKVTLLSCIGKKNDYADFIKSHLKKNIKTKFYYNKEAPTVVKRRFVDPNFLNKLFEICYLEDANHLPRELENEICGYLKSQLREFDMVLVADFGHGLITPKVVDVLSKNAPHLAVNVQTNSANLGFNLITKFPRADYICIDEPEIRLACHDKFSNLERLILEISKKLKCEKIIITRGHRGSLIYSKKDGFSEIPVFSKEVVDRIGAGDAYFSLTSPWVLNDNPMQVVGFIGNAAGAMKVLIVGNRSSVELGPLFKYILTLLK
- a CDS encoding radical SAM protein, encoding MDEYRIESQKLIYHPQRVSDWLLGKDIYPIYMEITPYGGCNHRCIFCGLDYLGYKACRLDTKILKGFIKDIAARGVKSIMFAGEGEPLLNKDLASLVKYAKKNGLDVAITTNGVLLTKHISGQILSSLSWLRISLNAGSAKTYSLIHRTKQNDFNKVINNIKEAVRLKKKMGYACTIGVQFLLLNENYNEVEKVAKILRDIGADYLIIKPYSQHPLSINRLKSKLDYKRLLSLEESLKKYKREDFRIIFRKHTMSKITQPRPYRKCLGLPFWAYLASNGDLYACSSFLGEERFRYGNINKATFSKIWKGKKRKAIRKMMKSKWNIDECREVCRLDEVNRYLWRLKHPPEHVNFV
- a CDS encoding SIS domain-containing protein, encoding MHYFKELSDLFSKIEITEKMGKIISFDKAISEITSLITALDKKENKIMLIGNGGSASIASHIATDFLKNAKVRAIVFNDASLLTCLSNDLGYEAVFQKPLEMLSRKGDILFSISSSGKSKNILNATEEVRGRGCFIITLSGFEKGNPLRTLGDINFYVPSSSYGYAEITHLAICHLIVDYFIKNNG
- a CDS encoding transketolase, producing the protein MPGLETKFKRIADEARKLILDVACRSGSAHVGSSLSCVDLLVALYFHELKIDLGDWKNRDIFILSKAHAAMALYAVFALKKFISQDTLKRYFQNDGTLPAHLDRFSAKPIEASCGSLGHGFNMAIGMAYGYKLKKDKRRIFTLIGDGESQEGSIWEGALFASKLGVDNLTAILDYNNLQGYGRPTEICYFEPIIEKWEAFGWQTHKVDGHNFTQIFKALKEPSKGRPKIIIAQTVKGKGVPFMENENKWHYFIVTDDLKREALKNLCPKAK